The Panicum virgatum strain AP13 chromosome 3N, P.virgatum_v5, whole genome shotgun sequence genome includes the window caaaaggctatgttgttgttgttgttgttgttgttgttgttgttgttgttgttgttgtaaataGTGCTTTCATTTTGGCAAACTAAAAGTACATAATGGACCAAAGTAACAAGCGGGGGCTATGAAACTACTATAATTTAATTGAACCACATAGAACAGAGCAAGAAAGACCAGACAAATAGATGGGTCTCAATTGACGAAAACAAATGCAGCTAAATAGATAGAAGGATTCTTCAACAATGAATTTTATTCAACAACTGGATCCGCAAAAGCTTAGTATATATACTTCAACACTTGTAACttatcccaaaaaaaaaatcccggatgtgcaggagagctgcatatcattgcattaagaagCACATAGAGTTTGCAACACACacaaaacacatgcacacatacccACATGGCAAGACTTCAGTTACTCACGCCTACGAAAACAAACAATGACCCAACCAGACAAACAGCCAGACACCTATATGGCAACCATCTCCACATGTACTAAGCCCCTAGCAGTAGCTTATCCAAATTTCAGGTGGGAATGCAAGTTGATGGGCAGGCTAATAGTAATTTATGTAATCCAAATTTAAGGTTTTATCTCTGCTTTTATAGCATATAATTTAATTATTTCTCTCATATTGTATAAAGCAACAATTGAAAAGCAAACACACCTATGATTATAACTTGACATCTGACTATTGATTGTCAAATTGGatttgagaaagaaaaaaaaatgtaagtTCGAGATACACTTACATGTATAATGAGCACAGGACAGCTAACTTGAGGGATTTTATCAATATTCTGGAAGCAAATGAAAAATAGAGAACTGTCAGCATAAAATAGAGATAGTGCAGGACACGAGAGCATAGATCAGGTGACTCAATATTGAAATCAGTGAGGAGCAGATCATAACAAACCTTGTATATGTCAAACCAATATGTACGTTTCACAGGATACATAACTCTCAGCCCTGACAATATAGGACTATGCAGGACAACAGCTCTCAGACGAGGCAATCGACTCGCCAAATCTACAGTAGGCCCACTCCCAACAGATTGTCCATAAAGaattatttcttcttccttggcacCAAAGTTTTCTATGAGGCACTTGTAAGCTGCCTCTATATCAGCATAAGTATTGTGCTCACTCGGCTGAAACCAGAAAGGGAAACAGTAAGAAAAGTATATTTTACTTGGTTTTGTTATGAAAAATAACATTCCTCATCTTCAACATACCTTTCCGGATGATTGCCCATATCCTGAATAGTCATACCTGCATAGTTTCATAGTTACTATTAGCCTCTGGTTACAAGAAAAACCAACTAGTTGCAATGCTGTTTGTTCACAAGATACCTTACATATGTTCTATCAAAATTCAAAACGAAGGAGCTCTCCATATTATCAACGTGCAAACAAATTCACAGGTTGAGTTCTAGCTGTGCATGCCAAAATACTGTTGATTTTCCAAATTCATTTTATGCAAGCTATAAGACAATATTACTGAGTTTCTGTCATACCCTTTTTGTTTTAGGAAATGATTATAAGACTATTACTGAGACCAAATTCCTTCAAATAGATTCATCTTGAGATAAAGGGAGGCACCTAAGTTAGAAAACTTTACAGTAATTTACAGATCAATTACAGTTCATTGATGAACTTTCCATAAAGGATATCATGAAGCAATATTGAAGTATGTGCCAATTGACAATTGAGCACTACCAACGCATCATAACATGCCAAAACAAACTCTATCAAACAGTTCCATCCCATAATGGAAAAGAATCCAGTGCTAGATGCAGCATAAATTGGAATCTATTTAGAGCCCATAAAGAAGATAGCAATAATGGAAACATATCCAGATAATGATTTGCCATGAAATTAGTATATTGGTCTCAATCATAGGCATTACAGTTAAATTTTAGCAACAGTCATCTATAGCACGGCATAATTTAGAGACACTCCGGATAGAATATGCAGTCCGAGATAAAAATCATCAGAAATGTCTATTTGATTCAAAACAGATCAATATAGCAATATCAAAACCTCTCTACAAGCAGAGACATTGAATCTGTAATGCAAGAAGGGCGCATATAAAAGAAATGTTTGGTCCCACAATGTAACAAGAACATAGCTTATTGCAGTCCTCGGGAGAAGTGAAGGCTCCAATCCTCCAACCACttaaaagagaagaagaagctaAACCAGCTTCAGAAGCTGTTTTGCTCTACCCCGGAAGTACTGCCCAGATCATGTGTAAAAGAAACTCTAAAAATGTACCAATGATGCACCACGCAGGAACTAGCAAAGCCAATGAGCCAAGTCTACAAGAAGAGTATTTTTGTTTGATTTATAATAAACCAGTTTGCACATCAAGCTGACCAGGAGAGACTACATCATTTACTTCATGCCAAACAAAATCTAGGACCATCAATGACTTCTCCCTTGGATAGATAAGTCAGCTCCTAATACAAGAGTGGTGTAAGCACAGGGTCAACTGGTCAACCACAACAAGAATTGtggaattctttttttttaagaaaataaaTCACAGCTGAAATTTCCAAATTCAACAATACACTCGCAGTATAGCAAACATTTGACTTGAGAAAAGCTGGCAGCGCAGAAACTATCATGATGACAGGCCGACTGCCCTGCGCAAGAATTTGTTTCCCTCTTCAAGAAAAGCTGCTATACGAAACCCCAAAATAGCCAGGCAGGATCTTGAGCGGCGCAGAAGTTTCAGCCCAGTAGCTGAACATTCCGTGATACCATGAACAGATCAGAGAAAATTCCAGGAAAAAGGGACGAAGACGAACTCCCACAAAAATATATCGCTTTCCCCCAAAAAAAACAGTAATCCGAAATACTAAAGAAAGATTCTGAAAGCACAGCCTATTTGCATCAACTTTACTAAAAAAAAGTAAACCCAAAATTCGATGCATCATCATATATCACGTCATGTATATCCCCAATTCGGCGAAAGGAAGCCAGAAACCCATGAAGAAGGAAATGAATATTCCCACGCCAAAGCATAAAAATCCTCAAATATGGGCATACCCACAGAAGATTACGGGAAGCCGACTAACAGGGACAAAGGAAAGGGAAGTGAGACAAGCATACCAAAATAACGAAATTCTCCCCAAATTTAGTAAAATCCAGAGCAAACTAGGGAGCAAAAGAAAAGAATTTGGCATCAAAACCTGCGATTTCACACATCGACGGCGACAAATCGAGCAATCCCGAAGTCCAGGAGCACGGCAACCAAGAGGCGCGTGCCTACGAGCATCCACAGATCACGCCAAACCGAGAAGGGGACAGGACAGCAAGCAAGGCGAAGCTAGCCACACTAGGGGAAAAGCGGCCGAGGGAGGCGAGCTCACCCGAGGACGTTGACGCGGAGGTTGAAGGAGAGGTGCAGGAAGAGCTGGTAGAGGTGGCCCAGGTCGGCGGCGTTGCCGTGGGAGTAGAGCACGGTGGACGCGGCGTCCGGGTGGCGCACGTACATCGCCGCCAGCGTGTTCCCCTTGCGCGTGCGGAGGCGCAGTACCTCGACGTTCTCCCGGTGGGGCTGGCCGCTGAGCGTGGTGACCCCGGCCCCGGCGTCCTCCACCAGCGCGTacgacggcggcgtcggcgggaaGAAGGCCATCTTCGCCGCCACGCTCGACGTCACCCCTCCCATCCCGCCCCTCCTCggtctccctcccttcctctcgcTCCTCTGAGCTCGCCCAGGCGCCTTTCTAGCTCGAATCCGGAGGGGAGCTAGCTGGCCAGCTAGCGAAAGCTTCttgttttttctctctctctcccctctcctcctcctcgggtgGGTTGCCTTGCCTCCTTTTCGGGTGCTCGATGGTTTGGTACTCGTGATGAGACGGTGGAGTGGAGTGGGTGGTGGTGTGGGGATGGGACTATGGGAGCGAGCGAGTTGCCGGTGCCGCGCGGCGTGCGAGGAGGGCCTCGAGTCAAGCTGAGGCAGGGGCGTGTGGTTTCACGCTCGATCGGCTCTGGTTTTGGACGGTGGCGGGTTGGCTGCAGCTGAGCTCACCTCGGCTGCTggtgcgccgccggcggcttcTTCCCAGCTGATGGATAGCTCGTCGAACCAGTAACGCATTTTCAGTACTGGCATCCTTTCGGGAATTAAGCAGTAGTCATTAAATGTTCTAATTTTAGAAGTGATAATAACTGAACGATTTGGAAGTTAGCAAGTGAATGATTTGTATAGATACATTGGCACCGTTTGGTTACTTTCTATAAATCCCTAGAACGaattttgactactaattacggtgtcaaacaaaatcagtttagAAAACTAATTTCAAAATCTCTGCGCTAGAaaccttgaagaatctaatgagatttttgaccgcgtgattagataatggttactgtagcatcattgtagccaatcatcaattaattaccatccTTAAATttgtcgtgaaaaattacataCATCTATGAAgagattttgtaaatagacttcatgtAGTCATCCATGCATTTAAAATTCTCTTCTAGAAAAGAATAGATTAGAatgaaccaaacatggccattaGGTCCTTGCACTATCTCGAATAGTGACGAGCCTCCTATGCAGTTACGTCCAACTAGAAAGTGGACAGTTAAGAACATGGCTAATGATTAACTAGCTGAAGCTTAAATGCTATTGACGTGTCATATAAAGTTGGAAATATCGTctgtttatataaaaaaaattggctGCAAATTGGGTTTTAGAATGGTTGGCTTCAAGATGTACACCACTAATATTTATATGGCTATTGGCTTAAGAGCAAATGGCTATCACTTTTTTCGATTCTTGTATCTCAGCATGACGGCTCTATTCTCTTTCTCCTATTCTCTTACATGCAGCTCTGATTTTTATTGACATGGATTGCTCCTAGCCGGCTGACTAGGTACTTATAGTTCTTGCTCTAATGTGATCTAAGTTTGCGGTCGGTCCATGGCCCTGTATACCTAACGtgtttttagggtgatctttCAGTTTCTGGTAGATGAAAACAATAATGTCATTCTAAGAATTTTCTTCCTTTTTGCAACATTTTCAGTTACCTGCTCACAAGGAGGAGTACATAATTTGAATTAATTTTGGGGATTAGAGAGACTTATTCCGCACTGGTAAATAAATAatagaagaacaaaagaatgaGTGATTCATCATTCATGATAAGCTGTTTGCAGCCACCAACTATCAACTATAGCCCACTACTCCGTTCGAACTAAATTCTACCAGTGTGTACTATTTCCAGATCATGTACAAGTGATGTACCTTTCCGGACTAAATGTTTTAGCAAGAACCACCGGTACTCAAACTAGAGTATCTCTTTTGATAGTAAAAATATTCATGTAGTATTTCGGGCCTGATGGAAGTGAAAAGTGCCACTTAAACAAATAATCTTCATTGACGTCGTTTTCAACGGCCGTAAAAGCTGGGGCATGATGTATGTATATCTAaacatatatctagatgcatagaaatcagagttgaaacttgaaaggAACATTGGTGCTAAAGAATCTTTTGATAGAGACATTTCAATGATTGCTATTCAAATGTACTGACTGGTGACGGGATTAAAGAGGAAGaattaaaaaagaaaatgcGTATGGTAGTAAAGGTGAGAGCTCCAAGTTGGTCATGAAAGGTGGATAGAGATATGAACATGTTGTCACGAAACATAATATGGCAAATTTATATTTGGGTCTCCAGTCAGGGGCGGAAGAAACGGTGGGTCgtgggggctggagccccccccTACCGCCACCACAGCCATGGAGCCCCCCTGGGGCCCCTCCATGAAATTTTGGTACAACATGCAAGCTCTAGGGGAggctggaggttgaagaagTGCTGCAATCGGCTGCTCACGAGTTGGGCCAAAGAAAATAGTATTGCAGCCCAGTAAGACCTCAAGCCCAAGGCCCAACCGTGGCAAAGAAAACCCTATCTTGTTTCAGTCCTGCTTGTTTCCCATCCATCGGCTCGCAGCAGGCAGTCCGCAGGGGGCCAGGGGCGGCACACAGCAATCCCGGCCAGGCGCGGCGAACGGGCAGGCTGCCCGCGTGCGGCACGCCTGCGCAGCTGCTCGCTCGCGGCCTcgcgcgccggcgcgcggcACGCCTGCGCCGCTGCGCGGCAGCGTGGGTGCGCAGGGCGGCAGGACTGCAGGGCGCGGCCTGCACCCCCAGCTGCAGAGGAGGAAAGGACCTGCCGCTGCTGCACAGGTGCAGAGGCAGAGGGCCACGACCACCGCCCACCGCCCAGGTATGAATTGATTTTTATTTTCAATTTCTATTTTCCCGGATCTAGGATTCAATTTCTATTTCAATGATTCAATGTTTGATAGGTAATTTGGTAATTTATATGATAGATTTCAAAAAAGTGAAAACTTTTTGTGAGAAAAATGAGATTGAAGTGCCGGATATGGATGAGGAAATAAATGTCAGAGGGACATCTAGACGTAGGAAGCAAAAGGTAACAAACATGCATTACTATCATGTTGAGATTTTTCTTGTCGCCATTGATGACATCTTGACTAAGTTAAACCATATTTAGTGAAATTAGTTCAGAGTTATTAGTATGTATGGCTTGTTttaacccaagaaactcctCTAATTTCAATGTGGATAAACTCATGAGACTTGCTGAAATTTATGCTGAGAATTTTAATATTGGCGAGCTTGCTCTTTTGCCAAATGAACATAAATCATTCGTCAACCGTGCTAGAAGAACTCAAGAGTTCCTTGGATGTTCTGAACTTGGAAAAGTTGCTGAAATTATGGTCAAGACTAAGATGAACACATCTTATCGATTGGTTTATCATCTCATTGAGCTAACCTTGATACTACCAGTGGCAACTGCTTCAGTAGAGAGGATATTTTCAGCCATGTCCCTTATAAAGATAGATTTGCGTAGTAAAATGGGTGATGAATGGTTCAATGACTTGATGATATGCTACAATGAGAAGGAGATATTTAGAAAGATTGAAAATGAAAAGATCAAAAAGAGGTTTGAAGAGATGAAAAACCGTCGTATGTTAATGCCTAAAAATTGATGGTACTCTCTGTTCTATTCTAAATTCATAATTTGTAGGTTCATATATGTTTGACTAATCAATTGTATCTATTTCTGTAGATTGCTTCTTCGGATGAATAATGGGTGTCACCGTCATGCGCGTCGTCTATTAGTTTCGAACTTTGGCTTTTCGGTATGGATAAACTGCAATTTTATTTTTTCATGATGTATTTTTAGATTTTCATCAGTCATTGATGTTTCAATATAATACTGCTTCAAACTATTATATTTCTCTTTTGTGGGGTGTCTTAATGGAGCTACAAGTTGTTGTAGCGTGTTTTTCAGCCCCTCCTAAATTTTTTTCTGGATCCACCACTGTCTCCAGTGATACAATAAtacgagtttagggtctaagTTTACTCGAGGGTGTTATACAGTTCCAAAATCATTAATTTGTAGAGCCAGGTCTGTGAATTTGTTAAACACTTAACTCAGGTCCAAACATCTTTATTTGCACTTGATCTTCCTACATGGCATTTGTGTTGCCCAAAAATTTCATTTTTATGGCAAAATAGATGTTTCGATTCCTTAACTTTGTCTCGAGGATCAAATTCGTCCTCTAACTTTTGAAATAGCCAATCTAGTCCCTCAGCTTTCATTATGGGTTAAAATTGTTCTCACACTTACAAAGCGCTCCATGTTGGAACGACACTAATATGAAAAGTTATTTTTGCCCttgccttcttcctctcctcaaATTCCGAAATCACCGTTTGTGCTGGACCAACTGATGGAGCAGATCAAGATTTCCTACCAAATCCAAGAAGCTAGCTCTCTGCTCCTCCTTGCTCGAGTAGAGCAGCAAGAGTGCTTCCTCTCTTTTATCCGTTTCTAGCACAGTAGCACTCTCAAGCCAGCGAACTATCAATGCAGCTGGCGTAGCTAGGATTTTCCTATGGGGTATGCCAAACCAAAATTTTTATATGCTAACCAGCAAAATCCATTTAGCAATTCGGTAGAAATTTCATAAAATTATCCAATAATTCGGCATACAACTATTAAATGGCATAATAAGTCTACATAATACATGAATGAGTAATCGaccaatcttactattactaattggaggctcctttcaAGCTTCCACAGGAAGCCACATAGGATCCTAAGTGGACACTCtacaaaaatagagaaattctagaaattctcataaaaatcagaaacatccggccatcaatccgacaactctaattataacaGTCATTgaatctgttatctttcctaacaattacccacctctgccattatgaatatagactaaagtaacccccctaattttcgtgtaaattacccacatttgccattataaaaaataatacaaataatcTCCTAATTTgtctataaattatccaattatattaaTCTCCTCGGATATCTTGCAGAAGCAATTTTCTCAAGCACTCTATTGACGTGGATGGAGTGCGAGAAATATTCTCATACGTACGCTCTGATGTGGCGAAATACCCAAATGGCGTTTGCTTGCCAACATTAGCCACCAGCGTCCTTGAACTTGGGCCTTTTTTCAATGATTTCTTTTGCCGTTGGAATTTAGACCAATAATCTTTAACAACCAGAGTGATATTTGCGAGTGACGCATCGACCGCTAGGCTGGGCtttattaaagtgcaccaatataaaattctaattactattcctatcattattaataatattatttatgttattatttactaCCCATCATATGTGTTACCATATGTTCATGTATGATGAAAAAGATAAGAATactaattcacaaacaaatgattcaattaaatatatatcaaacatacatgcatggaggtgtgatgcg containing:
- the LOC120666031 gene encoding alpha/beta hydrolase domain-containing protein 17B-like, which gives rise to MGGVTSSVAAKMAFFPPTPPSYALVEDAGAGVTTLSGQPHRENVEVLRLRTRKGNTLAAMYVRHPDAASTVLYSHGNAADLGHLYQLFLHLSFNLRVNVLGYDYSGYGQSSGKPSEHNTYADIEAAYKCLIENFGAKEEEIILYGQSVGSGPTVDLASRLPRLRAVVLHSPILSGLRVMYPVKRTYWFDIYKNIDKIPQVSCPVLIIHGTADEVVDWSHGKQLWELCKEKYEPLWLRGGKHCDLELFPEYLRHLKKFVHAVEKSPSHRQAWRESVDRIEPSRKSIDFFEPSRKSTDRREKSRSTRDRMRNTEHRYSNVEKVDKLKISFDQFEKSRRSVDIFERPKRNIEQLDCGRKSVDRLDRIWAS